The Mytilus edulis chromosome 4, xbMytEdul2.2, whole genome shotgun sequence nucleotide sequence GCAaacagtttttttcttcttcaaaacttGGCACTGGTTCTCAAAATTATGGATTTTGTAATAAGAGAATAATGTACATATTGCATGTCTAGTATCAAATTGAGATATAAGTAACTGTTAAACAATTGTATTCCAAAACAATCCTAAATAGTACTATAGTCAAAATGGGGTAAGTCGTTTTACACTTAAATAAGTATAATGAACTAGTACGGTGTGTTTGATGTTAAATCTACAAAAGAATTTTGAATATATACTCCAAAGAAGGAAGTACTTTTAAATAGTTATccaaggtatcaggattataatttagtacgccagacgcgcgttttgtcttcataagactcatcagtgacgcttagatcaaaatatgtataaagccaagcaagtacaaagttgaagagcattgcggatccCAAATTGCAAAAGccagaaaataactccatatacaATGATTTACAAGAAACAATTCAATCCTGAGGTATCTGAACATTTGTTTTCGGTATTTCATCGGATAATTACTACTTACAAGAAACATGTAAAATGCGTTTTTAATCTGATCTCCACTATTTCAACATCTGTACGTTTAACACTTACGATACAATTACACTGACAAGTCTTCTATAGACAAACCGTGCCTGCTGTAcaacatttcaatataaaaataagaaaatatggtatgattttttcaattagataactcttcaccagagaccaactATCGTAgaaactatagatcactgtattGGCTTTGACAATAAGCAAATGCATGTGCGTCCGcggcgcttttcttgatttaccatAATCAAAAAAGGTCGAACCAGCttaaaattcaaattgaaaattaCGATAACCCTTGTTTCGTGAATGAACTTTTAGAACCACTAGGTCAATGCCATCGATAGTGGAAAATTTCCTCCAAAGGGAATAACAAATCCAGAAAAAAGTACACTTGTTATGacatttaatataattaatagatCATGAAACACACAAATGTACTGtttataaaaactataaaaatcagtaaaaatgtttatgttttcTGACTCAGATTGATGACCATAACCAGAGCTAAGAATTTCAACACATGGAACACtagtttatataatatttatcctTATAAATGAAATTGCACTTTATAAATTTGATACATCTGGAGCAGTTTTCGGGTTAACCTCTTTCGAGCATAAACccaaattttaacaaataaaagtTTACGATGTTTAAGAAATTTGGATACGTAAGGTCCGATACGACAAACAGGGAACTAAAAAGATTAGTCGTTTCAAACCAAGGACAAATTTGTCTGGAAATGGTGTTAGAATAACAAACATTTagtattatttgtcattttttgttatttctagTTTTCTAAACGTTTTTGTGTTATCCTTTACAATGTATGTGTTGGGAAGCATGCATCTAACAGATGGACATACATCATGCAGTAGGACATCTGGTCTGATGAAAAGCATCCAATATCAGCTAAAACTTGTGGAGGAAGGCAATGGTAGATGTGACTGTAGCCATCGATATAGTATGTACTGTTCTTTCACCTTTGTTATTAAATGAgcatttaagggggtagaccttggttcagggagataactctttaaatcagttaagcgtttgtaaaagtcaagttcatccatgtattttaagcatttacctgaaacagattgaaaataatctatgtaacctagaagcttagaatatattcttAAAAAATGGTTGACataaacgtactgatgattttaagagttatttcccttaacctaggtctacctccttaacaTTGAGAAAAAAGACCTGTATGATGTTAGGAACTTGCTCGGTCATTAacaattcaaatatgtatttgATGAATAAGTCTGTTGAATATTAAAGTGATCTGCTCATAACTTCAGTACTATATAGACTAAAAAAGACTTAGTAAAAGGGAAAAGTTGAGTGCAAGTGGGTAATTAGATAATTCAAATATGTATTTGATGAATAAGTCTGTTGAATATTAAAGTGATCTGCTCATAACTTCAGTACTATATAGACTAAAAAAGACTTAGTAAAAGGGAAAAGTTGAGTGCAAGTGGGTAATTAGATAAGAAGTCGAGGATAAacaaatatgaccaaaatggttgCGACGAAATGGAAATAACTGGTAGTGGTATAATTCATAAACCTAACGATTGAGCAACACTAGACGTATAGAAACAAGGGCGAAAGTTAatagatgtttattttttttttcattttcaatgagTATAATTGCACCTCCTTTCGATACATCTGACACATTATGAGTTGTTTCAATTTACTCATCTTTTTAATATTGGTACCTTTTCTTTTTAGATAGGAAacaaattggatttctggtgggTTTGAAAACTACATTACAAAATAGACCGAAAGGATCCGTTGTCATTTATGACAAAGTTATTACAAATGATGGCAATGGCTATAATCCTTCAACAGGAATATTCACAGCATCAGTTGAAGGACTTTACTCTTTCTCATGGACAACAACGACCCAAGCTAACAAATATTTCTACACGTATCTGGCAGTGAATGGAAATTTGATCGCTAGAAACCATGCTGGACACGATAATGTCAATCTATCAGCAAGTCAGACTGTTGTTgttcatttgaagaaaaatgacAAAGTCAACATTAAGGTCCAAGATAATCTTGTCGGACAAGTAATTTATTACGACGGGTGGTCAACCTTTTCAGgttttatgatatgatatttttattatattcacTTTGTTTAAATCGAAACATAGAATAAAAGCATACATAACATGAATCTGTCTGAAATTATTTTTTCCAAACTGCCCAATAAGCTTATTAATTATCATTCTAAATTTATATAGTTATTAAAGGTTCCAAGATTATAAGTTAAAacgccagcccagtagtcatcacttttGTGTTTTCTTGAATTATCAGCGACTgaacaaaaaatatgttgtatgattgtcaataagacaactctgcACAAAGAACCAACATTAATATAATGCAAGATGTACACATGGATAGCTCTCAGAAGCAAATGgtcataaatataaattaattgtttgaatttttcgacATTCTATCAATGGAATAagttaccttatctgtatttgaaAAACTTTAAGAATTGTTTGTCTTAAATTCTCTTCAAAGTTTATGGgaccttttcaatatttgtttttattgcagcgtcactggtgagtctttagtagacgaaacgcgcgtcaggcaaACAAAATCCTGGTATCATCGATGAGTTAATTTGCAAAGAGAGTAAAAGGCTGTTTAATATGTTGTTTCGCAAGTGCAATGTCCAATGCCAAAAAAAAGCTTACCTATATTCATTAAACAAACAAGTTCAACCAAATCAATTCATTCTATTTTGTTCCTTGTATAATATACACATAAAGCTGTTAGAAGGAACTACTAAAAAGTGTATAACGGTAGGgacattaaaacttttaaaatattgaacaacAAA carries:
- the LOC139520151 gene encoding complement C1q-like protein 2 — encoded protein: MGFLNVFVLSFTMYVLGSMHLTDGHTSCSRTSGLMKSIQYQLKLVEEGNGRCDCSHRYNRKQIGFLVGLKTTLQNRPKGSVVIYDKVITNDGNGYNPSTGIFTASVEGLYSFSWTTTTQANKYFYTYLAVNGNLIARNHAGHDNVNLSASQTVVVHLKKNDKVNIKVQDNLVGQVIYYDGWSTFSGFMI